In one Mesorhizobium australicum genomic region, the following are encoded:
- a CDS encoding helix-turn-helix domain-containing protein, with protein sequence MTGHTPFKEPTKGWSAEKRLRAEERTAAVLAEIQEAEIAELRKALKVSQQELAALLGKSQGAVAQLEQRSDMKISTLRETIEALGGHLQLIAEFPAGQVRLSNLGQAADEKAGSTAAW encoded by the coding sequence ATGACAGGACACACGCCATTCAAGGAACCGACCAAAGGCTGGAGCGCCGAAAAGCGCCTCAGGGCCGAGGAGCGCACCGCCGCCGTGCTGGCCGAAATCCAAGAGGCGGAGATCGCCGAACTGCGCAAGGCCCTCAAAGTGTCACAGCAGGAGCTGGCGGCGCTGCTCGGCAAGTCGCAGGGCGCGGTGGCGCAGCTTGAGCAGCGCTCCGATATGAAGATCAGCACGCTGCGCGAGACCATCGAAGCGCTCGGCGGCCACCTGCAACTCATCGCCGAATTTCCGGCAGGACAGGTGCGTCTTTCCAACCTCGGGCAGGCCGCCGATGAAAAGGCCGGAAGCACTGCCGCTTGGTAG
- a CDS encoding AAA family ATPase encodes MAEAAKQAQEEGEETSSEAEALADILAWSVECPKWQRDALRRLCTKNALEEADYKELTALYKSGGEGAVPLAAVHIPDPQAATVAVTLRDIHDVEHVNALKAGERLSFDKAGLTVVYGDNGSGKSGYARILKKVCRARTPPKGDRILPNIYTAKPGTPKAVIDFVANDQNKSETWSGDNPADPLLSSVSVFDSRTANVHVDEVNDVAYTPFPMRVLERLAEACQEVKKRISADIAAVEQQTPEAVKQPRTHEGTATARLIEGLNGNTKEQDVRDLATLNDKEKARLETLKADLGNDPLKVARRIEGQRDKLAEAGRAFAKLEGAITDEEAERLSGLYADYQAARRAAIAAAGDLFADEPLPDAGSEVWRALWEAARDYSTQKAYPELTFPVTSDGSRCVLCQQELDAEAADRMTRFEKFVKDETRRKEELAQAAYDECLSGFAGADIAARDVAAAAAFVCDELDDGDLAAAVRRAFVSAKWRLRAILRYHAEDETAPLPPVAAWPGEAVAAHDTALSERISALRAEDESGERARLTAELHALSDREWLAAVQEDVIAEIGRRKKIATLKARAKDTATNKITTKSGEIAEQLVTNTLRAEFAREIDKLGVAGLAIELRKEKSSYGVPHFRVSLIRKPDAKVGEVLSEGEHRCVALAAFMAELATTESRSAIVFDDPVSSLDHMHREAVAKRLAAEGEHRQIIVLTHDIAFLFLLDQECREKGTHIAFRSVTRTDDHAGFVQPDPPARAQPIEKVIEGMQKQLDNQKILYERGDHDGWERAVDALQKRLRSTWERAVEEAVGPVLKRLSNKVETRGLAKLTALTIEDCAAMRKAYGRCSVLLHSSADALNSPLPKPDAVQQEITALKEWVEDIKARQAKIEYLQ; translated from the coding sequence ATGGCCGAAGCGGCAAAGCAGGCACAGGAGGAGGGCGAGGAAACCAGCAGCGAGGCGGAAGCCCTTGCCGATATCCTCGCGTGGTCGGTCGAGTGCCCAAAATGGCAGCGTGACGCCCTTCGCCGCCTTTGCACCAAGAACGCGCTGGAGGAGGCCGACTACAAGGAGCTGACGGCGCTCTACAAAAGCGGGGGTGAAGGCGCCGTTCCGCTGGCGGCCGTGCACATCCCCGATCCGCAGGCCGCGACCGTAGCGGTAACACTGCGCGACATCCACGATGTCGAGCATGTCAACGCCCTGAAGGCCGGCGAGCGGCTGAGCTTCGACAAGGCCGGCCTCACCGTGGTCTACGGCGACAACGGCTCGGGCAAGTCCGGTTATGCCCGCATCCTGAAGAAAGTATGCCGCGCGCGCACGCCGCCGAAGGGCGACCGCATCCTGCCGAACATCTATACGGCCAAACCCGGCACACCGAAGGCCGTGATCGACTTCGTCGCCAACGACCAGAACAAGAGCGAGACCTGGTCAGGCGACAATCCGGCAGACCCGCTGCTTTCTTCGGTCAGCGTCTTCGATAGCCGCACCGCGAACGTGCATGTCGACGAGGTCAACGATGTCGCCTACACGCCCTTTCCCATGCGCGTTCTTGAGCGGCTTGCGGAGGCCTGTCAGGAGGTCAAGAAGCGGATAAGCGCCGATATCGCGGCGGTCGAACAGCAAACGCCGGAAGCGGTCAAGCAGCCCAGGACGCATGAGGGAACGGCCACGGCCAGGCTGATTGAGGGGCTGAACGGGAACACGAAGGAGCAGGACGTTCGCGATCTCGCAACGCTGAACGACAAAGAAAAAGCACGACTCGAAACGCTGAAAGCCGACCTTGGCAACGACCCGCTGAAGGTCGCGCGCAGGATCGAGGGGCAGCGCGACAAGCTCGCCGAAGCCGGTAGGGCCTTTGCGAAACTTGAAGGCGCCATTACCGATGAAGAGGCCGAACGCCTGTCCGGCCTTTACGCCGACTATCAAGCGGCACGCCGCGCGGCGATCGCCGCGGCGGGCGACCTGTTCGCAGACGAGCCGCTACCGGACGCGGGATCGGAAGTGTGGCGCGCCCTTTGGGAGGCCGCTCGCGATTACTCGACCCAGAAGGCCTATCCCGAGCTTACCTTTCCGGTGACTTCGGACGGATCGCGATGCGTCCTCTGCCAGCAGGAGCTGGACGCCGAGGCTGCGGACCGCATGACGCGGTTCGAGAAATTCGTGAAGGACGAGACCAGGCGCAAGGAAGAGCTGGCGCAGGCTGCCTACGATGAGTGCCTGAGCGGCTTCGCCGGCGCAGACATCGCTGCCCGCGACGTTGCCGCCGCGGCGGCCTTTGTCTGCGACGAACTGGATGATGGCGATCTGGCCGCCGCCGTAAGGCGGGCGTTTGTGAGCGCCAAATGGAGGCTGCGGGCAATCCTGCGTTATCATGCGGAAGACGAAACGGCACCGCTCCCCCCTGTTGCGGCATGGCCAGGCGAGGCGGTCGCCGCCCATGACACTGCGCTCTCGGAGCGGATATCCGCCCTGCGGGCGGAAGACGAATCCGGCGAGCGCGCCAGACTGACGGCCGAGCTTCACGCACTGTCAGACCGCGAATGGCTGGCCGCGGTGCAGGAAGACGTGATCGCCGAGATCGGCCGCCGCAAGAAGATCGCGACGCTCAAGGCCCGCGCGAAGGACACGGCAACCAACAAGATCACGACCAAGAGCGGCGAGATCGCCGAACAGCTCGTGACCAACACGCTGCGGGCTGAGTTCGCCCGCGAGATCGACAAGCTTGGCGTTGCCGGCCTTGCCATTGAGCTGCGTAAGGAGAAATCGAGCTACGGCGTTCCGCATTTCCGCGTCAGCCTGATCCGGAAACCCGATGCCAAAGTCGGCGAAGTCCTCAGCGAGGGCGAACACCGCTGCGTTGCGCTCGCCGCGTTCATGGCAGAGCTGGCGACGACCGAGAGCCGGTCGGCCATCGTGTTCGATGATCCCGTTTCCTCGCTCGACCACATGCACCGCGAGGCCGTCGCCAAGAGGCTGGCGGCCGAGGGCGAACACCGGCAGATCATCGTGCTGACGCACGACATCGCGTTCCTGTTCCTGCTGGATCAGGAGTGCCGCGAGAAAGGCACGCATATCGCGTTCCGTTCCGTCACGCGAACGGACGACCATGCAGGATTTGTCCAGCCCGATCCGCCGGCCCGCGCCCAGCCGATCGAAAAGGTCATCGAGGGCATGCAGAAGCAGCTCGATAACCAGAAAATCCTGTATGAGAGGGGCGACCATGACGGCTGGGAAAGGGCCGTCGATGCGCTTCAGAAGCGGCTGCGATCGACCTGGGAGCGCGCGGTCGAGGAAGCAGTCGGGCCGGTGCTCAAGCGCCTTTCCAACAAGGTCGAAACCAGGGGGCTGGCCAAGCTGACCGCCCTCACAATCGAAGACTGCGCGGCAATGAGAAAGGCCTATGGCCGGTGTTCGGTGCTGCTGCACAGCTCGGCGGACGCCCTCAATTCCCCGCTGCCGAAACCCGACGCCGTCCAGCAGGAGATCACCGCGCTTAAGGAATGGGTCGAGGACATCAAAGCGCGTCAGGCCAAGATCGAGTACCTGCAATGA
- a CDS encoding tyrosine-type recombinase/integrase, whose translation MAKLTKKAVDALEAPAEGQAFLWDGELKGFGVRVTKAGVKTFIIQYRNAEGKSRRINIGRYGVMTVENARDEAKIKLGAVAAGEDPADTDDNPHQQATVAELCDWYLTEAEAGRILGRRNRPIKKSTLAMDKSRIETHIKPLLGNRLAHTLKVADIEGMQSDIVAGKTAKPRGKGRGGVTTGGPGVASRAVGTLQSILGHAARLDKLESHPSRGARKLAGNRKKRRLSVAEIKKLGAAMRQAERDGESPVALAIVRFLALTGFRISEGQGLQRPWLFADAGYVAFPDTKGDAQIRAIGPSAAKIAASQPVRGKSPYVFPSDITDGHFTAAKACLFRLCASVGIKGVTPHTLRHTFGSVAGDLGFSELTIRALLGHAAQSVTQGYVHIDEALKLAVTRTCEEIAALLDAEDKAVFPEQEERQAT comes from the coding sequence ATGGCCAAGCTGACGAAAAAGGCCGTGGACGCGCTGGAGGCGCCGGCCGAAGGGCAGGCGTTCTTGTGGGACGGGGAGCTGAAAGGCTTCGGCGTCCGCGTTACCAAGGCCGGGGTCAAGACCTTTATCATCCAGTACCGCAACGCCGAGGGCAAAAGCCGCCGCATCAATATCGGCCGGTACGGCGTGATGACCGTCGAGAACGCCCGCGACGAAGCCAAGATCAAGCTCGGCGCGGTCGCCGCTGGCGAAGACCCCGCTGACACCGATGACAATCCCCACCAGCAGGCCACGGTTGCCGAGTTGTGCGACTGGTATCTGACGGAGGCCGAGGCCGGCCGCATTCTCGGCCGCCGCAACCGGCCGATCAAGAAGTCAACTCTCGCCATGGATAAGAGCCGTATCGAAACGCACATCAAGCCGCTTCTGGGTAATCGTCTTGCTCATACCCTGAAGGTCGCCGACATCGAGGGGATGCAGTCCGATATCGTGGCCGGGAAGACGGCAAAGCCGAGAGGCAAGGGCCGCGGCGGCGTCACTACCGGCGGGCCTGGCGTTGCGTCTCGCGCTGTCGGAACCCTCCAGAGCATCCTTGGACATGCCGCTCGCCTCGACAAGCTCGAAAGCCATCCGAGCCGGGGGGCACGTAAGCTGGCTGGCAACAGGAAAAAGCGGCGCCTGAGCGTGGCCGAGATCAAGAAGCTGGGAGCGGCGATGCGGCAAGCGGAACGTGATGGCGAAAGCCCGGTGGCGCTTGCCATCGTCCGCTTCCTGGCCCTCACGGGCTTCCGCATTTCCGAGGGACAGGGCCTGCAACGGCCTTGGCTCTTTGCCGACGCGGGCTATGTAGCCTTCCCCGATACCAAGGGTGATGCGCAGATCCGCGCGATCGGCCCTTCCGCCGCAAAGATCGCCGCTAGCCAGCCGGTTCGAGGCAAAAGCCCCTATGTCTTCCCATCCGATATCACCGACGGGCATTTCACGGCCGCCAAAGCCTGCCTCTTCAGGCTCTGCGCCAGCGTGGGGATCAAGGGCGTCACGCCGCACACGCTGCGCCATACCTTCGGCAGCGTCGCCGGCGATCTCGGGTTTTCCGAGCTGACGATCAGGGCACTGCTTGGCCATGCCGCTCAAAGCGTGACCCAGGGGTATGTCCATATCGACGAGGCCCTGAAGCTCGCCGTCACCCGCACCTGCGAGGAGATCGCCGCCCTGCTGGACGCAGAGGACAAAGCGGTGTTTCCCGAGCAGGAAGAAAGGCAAGCAACGTAA
- a CDS encoding GIY-YIG nuclease family protein, with protein MTLFMTKVWGWSVPVGPLQFSTKGWRENALDQLKAGDQIVLVGTMGDQTQDDMKGRLLGVMEPTDEPVMSLDFVEPRGSSDFVDGKYKWPFGLMNRRAWSLPDQPLLSGISERKFSMDSAQGIVPLTPEEEQRVRTLRWQEEKLLQLTAHAQERIAKKHGNAKRTAPPPTTRRTGVMHMRRAPAYTYAMRIRSADRLALKIGWAFDFRQRANQFNHSSMPDLGGLKYEPVWYHLWDTARLAYHMEQRLLLHFADHRHPANNEIITGVKEDELGRAWQNGVLRKL; from the coding sequence ATGACGCTTTTCATGACAAAGGTCTGGGGCTGGAGCGTTCCGGTTGGCCCCTTGCAATTCAGCACGAAAGGCTGGCGCGAGAACGCTCTTGATCAGTTGAAAGCCGGCGATCAGATCGTGCTCGTCGGCACGATGGGCGACCAGACGCAAGACGATATGAAGGGACGGCTGCTCGGTGTCATGGAGCCGACAGATGAACCGGTCATGTCGCTCGACTTTGTCGAGCCGCGCGGTTCGTCAGACTTCGTTGACGGGAAATACAAATGGCCCTTCGGCCTGATGAACAGGCGAGCCTGGTCGCTGCCGGATCAGCCGTTGCTGTCCGGAATTTCCGAGCGGAAATTCAGTATGGATTCCGCGCAAGGGATTGTGCCGCTCACCCCTGAAGAGGAACAGCGGGTGCGTACGCTGCGATGGCAGGAAGAAAAGCTGCTGCAGCTGACGGCCCACGCGCAAGAGCGCATTGCGAAGAAGCACGGCAACGCCAAGCGCACGGCGCCTCCGCCTACCACCAGGCGTACCGGCGTCATGCATATGCGCCGCGCGCCCGCCTACACCTACGCCATGCGGATCAGAAGCGCGGATCGATTGGCTCTCAAAATCGGCTGGGCTTTTGACTTCCGTCAGCGCGCAAATCAGTTCAACCATTCCTCCATGCCCGATCTGGGCGGCCTGAAATATGAGCCGGTCTGGTATCACCTCTGGGACACGGCGCGGCTTGCCTATCACATGGAACAGCGTCTGCTCCTGCATTTCGCAGACCACCGGCATCCGGCAAACAACGAGATTATAACCGGCGTCAAAGAAGACGAACTTGGCCGCGCGTGGCAAAACGGCGTCTTGCGCAAACTATAG
- a CDS encoding iron-siderophore ABC transporter substrate-binding protein, producing MVSVRRLSLALLLFLFAAAPVQAACEGKEITEGVYNAPFCVPAGVRKIVTLDPLLTLGILMELEVPVVATPYMAIQDSEVLDFVKRSKMVDLGNPKEPSLERIAALKPDLIIGSTEAHAQIYDKASKIAPTIFFNHMDWKKYLRLLSEITGREDVANEALAAYEKRVSSIRARMKDVTVSAVRFAPGRFVVFVDGPAAYAPYAVLHEAGVKRTAYETVTDGTIVKRPDWEELANLDGDILLYVSASGFENGPDDALEKEVSGNPLWQLLPAVQAGRAHRVDRATWQSFHGIASAHRVLDDIERYILTAP from the coding sequence ATGGTTTCTGTCCGGCGTCTGAGCCTTGCCCTTCTACTCTTCCTGTTTGCCGCGGCTCCCGTCCAGGCCGCCTGCGAGGGGAAGGAGATCACCGAAGGCGTCTACAATGCGCCGTTCTGCGTTCCTGCCGGAGTGCGCAAGATCGTCACGCTCGATCCGCTGCTGACGCTCGGCATCCTGATGGAACTCGAGGTTCCGGTCGTCGCCACGCCCTACATGGCCATCCAGGACAGCGAGGTGCTCGACTTCGTCAAGCGGTCGAAGATGGTCGACCTCGGCAACCCCAAGGAGCCGAGCCTGGAGCGGATTGCCGCGCTGAAGCCGGATCTCATCATCGGCAGCACGGAGGCGCATGCGCAGATCTACGACAAGGCGTCGAAGATCGCGCCGACCATCTTCTTTAACCACATGGACTGGAAGAAATATCTCAGGCTTCTCTCCGAAATCACCGGCCGCGAAGACGTGGCGAACGAAGCGCTCGCCGCTTACGAAAAGCGCGTCTCCTCGATCCGTGCACGGATGAAGGACGTTACGGTTTCGGCCGTCCGCTTCGCGCCTGGCCGGTTCGTCGTCTTTGTCGACGGTCCCGCCGCCTATGCGCCCTATGCGGTGCTGCATGAGGCCGGCGTCAAGCGCACGGCCTACGAGACGGTGACCGACGGCACGATCGTCAAGCGGCCGGACTGGGAGGAGCTTGCCAATCTCGACGGCGACATTCTGCTCTACGTTTCCGCAAGCGGCTTCGAAAACGGACCGGACGATGCGCTCGAAAAGGAAGTCAGCGGGAATCCCCTGTGGCAGCTTCTGCCCGCCGTGCAGGCCGGCCGCGCCCATCGTGTCGACCGCGCAACCTGGCAGAGCTTTCACGGCATCGCCTCCGCGCATCGTGTTCTCGACGACATAGAGCGCTACATCCTGACGGCACCGTGA
- a CDS encoding 7-cyano-7-deazaguanine synthase, translating into MSSGVGQVRIPEKSIEVVESGGIASGGWVPFDLGRDFEFSTEALETYAFASWEPVIYDAMVVAAAIEYGDRILKRPPRGWARRIALRIPVHDPERWNDGELSEALLDAAGFLTGDYWSIEFVRRANPAPSPHSDYLNLPVPTEAVLAYSDGMDSRAVAGLVGAGLGTKLVRVRVGSNEIGRPDKKSYREPFTLVPYDVPCNMPNREASARSRGFKFALITGIAAYLSGAKEIVIPESGQGAIGPAIASVVHAYPDYRNHPRFTQRMERLLRALFGREIRYVFPRLWSTKGETLRSFAALPEGTTWHATRSCWRSNRWSSVNGKRRQCGVCAACMLRRVSVHAAGLTEAEDTYVCTDPTAASLEEAVDRDFTRMTPAYRQYAIAGVLHMDHLADLASKDGLPVVRRHAAMLAPALGVGKDQTEESLTRMLSEHASEWKEFVRSMGSNSFVRQWVRAGL; encoded by the coding sequence ATGAGTTCCGGCGTCGGTCAAGTGAGAATTCCTGAAAAGTCGATCGAGGTTGTCGAGAGCGGGGGTATCGCGTCCGGCGGCTGGGTTCCCTTCGATCTAGGACGCGATTTCGAGTTCTCAACTGAAGCATTGGAAACCTACGCATTCGCGAGCTGGGAACCCGTGATCTATGACGCCATGGTCGTCGCGGCGGCGATCGAGTATGGCGACAGGATACTGAAGCGGCCTCCCCGTGGATGGGCACGCCGGATCGCGCTGCGTATTCCTGTTCATGACCCCGAACGGTGGAATGACGGCGAGCTGTCGGAGGCCCTGCTTGATGCTGCGGGCTTCCTGACGGGTGATTACTGGTCGATCGAATTTGTCCGGCGCGCAAACCCGGCACCGTCCCCACACAGTGACTATCTGAATCTGCCCGTACCGACCGAGGCGGTGCTGGCGTATAGCGACGGAATGGATTCGCGTGCCGTAGCGGGCTTGGTAGGCGCGGGGTTGGGCACAAAGCTCGTGCGCGTCCGGGTAGGGAGCAATGAGATAGGGCGACCGGACAAGAAGAGCTACCGCGAGCCTTTTACCCTAGTTCCCTACGACGTTCCCTGCAACATGCCGAACAGGGAAGCCAGCGCGCGGAGCCGCGGGTTCAAGTTCGCTTTGATCACCGGCATCGCGGCATATCTCTCCGGCGCCAAGGAAATCGTCATTCCCGAAAGCGGACAGGGAGCGATTGGCCCTGCTATTGCATCGGTCGTTCACGCCTACCCGGATTACCGGAACCATCCGCGGTTCACGCAAAGGATGGAGCGGCTGCTGAGAGCGCTGTTCGGGAGGGAAATACGCTACGTGTTCCCGCGGCTGTGGAGCACCAAAGGGGAAACCTTGCGATCGTTCGCCGCCCTTCCCGAAGGAACCACCTGGCATGCGACGCGGTCGTGCTGGAGAAGCAACCGCTGGAGCTCGGTCAACGGGAAAAGGCGGCAATGCGGTGTTTGCGCGGCCTGCATGCTGCGGCGAGTCAGCGTCCATGCTGCGGGCCTTACCGAGGCGGAAGACACCTATGTCTGCACTGATCCAACGGCGGCCAGCCTTGAAGAGGCGGTCGACCGGGATTTCACGAGGATGACTCCCGCCTACCGTCAGTATGCGATTGCAGGTGTCCTGCACATGGATCATTTGGCCGACCTGGCGTCGAAAGACGGCCTCCCGGTTGTCCGCCGCCATGCAGCTATGCTCGCGCCTGCGCTCGGGGTAGGCAAGGATCAAACCGAAGAGTCTCTGACGCGGATGTTGTCGGAGCATGCCAGTGAATGGAAGGAGTTCGTTCGTTCGATGGGAAGTAATTCTTTTGTCAGGCAGTGGGTACGGGCGGGCCTATGA
- a CDS encoding TonB-dependent receptor domain-containing protein yields MVSGQRLTTTNQARAAGRRRLAFLAGTILAFGWTLPAAAQTAPSAQTARQSVSVPAGPLTQALNRLAAQSGLQILFDADLARDKTTRGVSGNLTPAQALDAVLAGTGLSARFAGGNQVVLGLNTASTDAGYATGDDGATMLERLVIYGAKNATTLDATTASVGVVTAEEIEEGQIGNTREAFRRLANVQPSATVNSGFVIRGMSSEGFVPSGGPAGSLYIDGILQTRYNSRFGARGLWDTEQVEVYRGPQSTLSGRAAMVGAIYVKSKDPTFDREVEVSGTVGNNDLVGTGFVVNTPVVEDQVALRISGAFERSRSDVDYSNFEHYSNYDDLTTDISGNIRAKLLLTPTEMPDTRALLTYNYSKDRPNDRLVGLYTGRGDFNNNPDTYTEFRTTEVHNLGLEVTHDFSDALRFTSQTGFSYGINTRSSVDADTPGLVTGIWGTDDDSIFTQELRLNYEGDRWKWVAGVFGSHQVFDGASRFIADVPFYGLVQLDDYQNRKTSNLAVFGEATYEFVPSWFVTLGGRLDYLDETNTELNSLVFYGMDPVMTGDPASFEELNFVPKVGISKEFGDNHTVALTYTQGFRSGGSYVDRQDPSDFKLVTYDPEYSQSYELSYKGRLLNDRLTLNANLFYTKYEDQQIEIRPFSHIPGYRRTENAASSQAWGFEIEPTWQVTDQFSAFASIGYLNTRFLEFDHADLGDQSGQSFPEAPEWTFGFGGRYEFENGLFIGGDAKYTADYNSRFGTNGMYKIDSRFIVNAQAGFKKDNWELTAFAENLTDEKYFTIVDPDAALPFGQAGPRRSFGLNVRAKF; encoded by the coding sequence GTGGTATCTGGACAGAGACTGACGACGACAAACCAGGCGAGAGCGGCCGGCCGGCGACGTCTCGCCTTCCTGGCCGGCACCATCCTGGCGTTCGGCTGGACGCTTCCGGCCGCGGCCCAAACCGCGCCTTCCGCGCAGACCGCGCGGCAATCCGTTTCCGTTCCCGCCGGCCCGCTCACCCAGGCTCTCAACCGGCTTGCGGCGCAGTCGGGCCTACAGATCCTGTTCGATGCGGATCTCGCCCGCGACAAGACCACGCGCGGCGTCAGCGGCAATCTCACGCCTGCCCAGGCTCTCGACGCCGTCCTGGCCGGCACTGGGCTGAGTGCGCGCTTTGCCGGCGGCAACCAGGTCGTGCTCGGCCTCAACACCGCTTCCACCGACGCCGGCTATGCCACGGGCGACGATGGAGCCACGATGCTTGAACGCCTCGTCATCTATGGCGCGAAGAATGCCACGACGCTTGATGCGACAACCGCCAGCGTTGGTGTTGTCACCGCCGAGGAAATCGAAGAAGGCCAGATCGGGAATACGCGGGAAGCCTTTCGCCGCCTTGCGAACGTGCAGCCCAGCGCGACGGTCAATTCCGGCTTCGTCATCCGCGGCATGAGCTCCGAAGGCTTCGTTCCCTCCGGCGGGCCGGCCGGGTCCCTCTACATCGACGGCATTCTCCAGACCCGCTACAATTCGCGCTTCGGTGCAAGGGGCCTGTGGGACACCGAACAGGTCGAAGTCTATCGCGGCCCGCAATCGACGCTGTCCGGCCGCGCTGCCATGGTCGGCGCGATCTATGTGAAGTCGAAGGATCCGACCTTCGACAGGGAAGTCGAAGTGTCGGGCACGGTCGGCAACAACGATCTGGTCGGCACCGGCTTCGTCGTCAATACACCAGTCGTCGAGGACCAGGTCGCGCTGCGCATTTCCGGTGCGTTCGAGCGCTCCCGGTCGGATGTCGACTATTCGAACTTCGAGCACTATTCCAACTACGACGACCTGACCACGGACATCAGCGGCAATATCCGCGCCAAGCTGCTCCTCACCCCCACCGAGATGCCGGACACGCGGGCGCTGCTGACCTACAACTATTCGAAGGATCGTCCGAACGACCGGCTGGTCGGCCTCTACACCGGGCGCGGCGACTTCAACAACAACCCCGATACCTACACGGAATTCCGGACCACCGAGGTGCACAATCTCGGCCTCGAGGTCACCCATGATTTCTCCGACGCGCTGCGCTTCACCTCGCAGACCGGTTTCTCCTATGGCATCAACACACGCAGTTCCGTCGACGCGGACACGCCCGGCCTGGTCACCGGGATCTGGGGTACGGATGACGACTCGATCTTCACCCAGGAGTTGCGGCTGAACTACGAGGGTGACCGCTGGAAATGGGTGGCCGGCGTCTTCGGCAGCCATCAGGTCTTCGACGGCGCCTCGCGCTTCATCGCGGACGTTCCCTTCTACGGGCTCGTCCAGCTGGACGACTACCAGAACCGCAAGACATCGAACCTGGCCGTGTTCGGCGAGGCGACCTACGAATTCGTCCCCAGCTGGTTCGTCACCCTGGGAGGGCGGCTGGATTATCTGGACGAGACGAATACCGAGCTCAACTCGCTCGTGTTCTACGGGATGGATCCGGTCATGACAGGGGACCCCGCCTCCTTCGAGGAGCTGAACTTCGTTCCGAAGGTCGGGATCTCGAAGGAATTCGGCGACAATCACACGGTCGCCCTCACCTATACGCAAGGCTTCCGCTCGGGCGGCTCCTATGTCGACCGCCAGGACCCGTCGGATTTCAAGCTCGTCACTTACGATCCGGAATATTCGCAGAGCTACGAGCTGTCCTACAAGGGAAGGCTTCTGAACGATCGGCTCACGCTCAATGCCAATCTCTTCTACACCAAGTATGAAGACCAGCAGATCGAGATCCGCCCGTTCTCGCATATTCCGGGCTATCGACGGACGGAGAATGCCGCATCCTCGCAAGCCTGGGGCTTCGAAATCGAGCCGACCTGGCAGGTCACCGATCAGTTCTCGGCATTCGCTTCGATCGGCTATCTGAACACCAGGTTCCTCGAGTTCGACCACGCCGACCTGGGCGATCAGTCCGGACAGTCCTTCCCGGAGGCGCCGGAATGGACCTTCGGCTTCGGCGGCCGCTACGAGTTCGAGAACGGCCTCTTCATCGGCGGCGACGCCAAATACACGGCCGACTACAATTCCCGTTTCGGCACGAACGGCATGTACAAGATCGACTCTCGCTTCATCGTGAATGCCCAGGCCGGCTTCAAGAAGGACAACTGGGAACTCACGGCCTTCGCGGAAAATCTCACCGATGAGAAATACTTCACCATCGTCGATCCCGATGCCGCCCTGCCCTTCGGCCAGGCCGGGCCCCGGCGATCGTTCGGCCTGAACGTCCGTGCGAAATTCTGA
- a CDS encoding type II toxin-antitoxin system RelE/ParE family toxin gives MICWNVEYTDEFGEWWNGLNEGQQDDTTAVVGLLQARGPSLPFPHSSGIEGSRHDHMRELRIQSSGKPLRVFYAFDPRRSAILLIGGDKTGTTASMKPSSRSPTGWTTPISKS, from the coding sequence TTGATCTGCTGGAACGTCGAATATACCGACGAGTTCGGAGAATGGTGGAACGGGCTGAACGAAGGCCAGCAGGACGACACGACCGCCGTCGTCGGATTGCTGCAGGCGCGCGGCCCCTCACTTCCCTTCCCGCACTCTTCGGGGATCGAGGGCTCACGGCACGACCATATGCGCGAGCTGCGCATCCAGAGCAGCGGGAAACCGCTGCGCGTGTTCTACGCTTTCGACCCGCGCCGGTCGGCGATCCTACTGATCGGCGGCGACAAGACCGGGACGACCGCTTCTATGAAACCTTCGTCCCGCTCGCCTACAGGCTGGACGACACCCATCTCGAAGAGCTGA